One genomic segment of Danio aesculapii chromosome 15, fDanAes4.1, whole genome shotgun sequence includes these proteins:
- the septin4b gene encoding LOW QUALITY PROTEIN: septin 4b (The sequence of the model RefSeq protein was modified relative to this genomic sequence to represent the inferred CDS: deleted 1 base in 1 codon): MLEPLEEHLDQPLPAEHLPKEDSEDSELEHIMGRPPPPEGHNRPHTPGSPTLRPAAAPRGPGEHESRTGVPRGRVEFSLPSPISPSRPKSPWGRYDPYDATEDQDKEYVGFATLPNQVHRKSVKKGFDFTLMVAGESGLGKSTLVNSLFLTDLYKDRKLLNAEERITQTVEITKHTVDIEEKGVKLKLTIVDTPGFGDAVNNTECWKSVADYIDQQFEQYFRDESGLNRKNIQDNRVHCCLYFISPFGHGLRPLDVEFMKALHEKVNIVPVLAKADTLTPVEVKKKKIKIREEIEQYGIKIYQFPDCDSDEDEEFKQQDQELKDSIPFAVIGSNTVVEAKGKRVRGRLYPWGIVEVENPAHCDFVKLRNMLVRTHMQDLKDVTRETHYENYRAHCIQSMTRMVVKERNRNKLTRESGTDFPIPTAPGISDSETEKLIREKDEELRRMQEMLQKIQEQMHTQREVYEHI, from the exons CACCTCCCTAAGGAAGACTCAGAGGATTCTGAGCTGGAGCACATCATGGGACGCCCCCCACCCCCAGAGGGCCACAACAGACCCCACACCCCCGGGTCCCCCACCCTGAGGCCTGCGGCAGCACCTAGGGGCCCCGGAGAGCATGAGTCCAGAACCGGGGTTCCGCGGGGCCGTGTGGAGTTTAGCCTGCCATCCCCCATCAGCCCATCCAGGCCTAAAAGCCCCTGGGGCCGCTATGACCCCTATGATGCCACTGAG GACCAGGATAAGGAGTATGTGGGGTTCGCTACGTTGCCAAACCAGGTTCACCGTAAATCTGTGAAGAAGGGCTTTGACTTCACGCTAATGGTGGCAG GAGAGTCAGGTTTAGGAAAGTCCACGCTGGTCAACAGTCTGTTCCTCACAGATCTCTACAAAGACCGCAAGCTGCTGAATGCTGAAG agCGGATCACACAGACGGTGGAGATCACCAAACATACAGTGGACATCGAGGAGAAGGGTGTCAAGCTCAAGCTCACCATTGTGGACACGCCAGGCTTCGGGGATGCCGTCAATAACACAGAATG ctgGAAGTCAGTGGCAGACTACATTGACCAGCAGTTTGAGCAGTATTTCAGAGACGAGAGTGGGCTGAACCGGAAGAACATTCAGGATAACCGTGTGCACTGCTGTCTCTACTTCATCTCACCCTTCGGTCACGG tctcaGACCTCTGGATGTGGAGTTCATGAAGGCTCTTCATGAGAAGGTGAACATCGTCCCTGTGCTGGCCAAAGCAGACACACTCACACCGGTAGAGGTCAAGAAGAAGAAGATTAAg ATTCGAGAAGAGATTGAGCAGTATGGCATCAAAATCTACCAGTTTCCAGATTGTGATTCAGACGAGGACGAGGAG TTCAAGCAGCAGGACCAGGAGCTGAAG GACAGCATCCCCTTCGCTGTGATTGGCAGTAACACTGTAGTGGAAGCCAAAGGCAAGCGGGTTCGAGGACGGCTGTACCCCTGGGGGATCGTTGAGG tggagaACCCAGCGCACTGTGACTTCGTGAAGCTGAGGAATATGCTGGTGCGCACACACATGCAGGACCTGAAGGACGTGACCCGGGAAACACACTATGAGAACTACAGAGCGCACTGCATCCAGAGCATGACGCGCATGGTGGTGAAGGAGCGCAACCGcaa TAAGCTGACGCGGGAGAGCGGCACAGATTTCCCCATCCCCACAGCGCCCGGCATCAGCGACAGCGAGACCGAGAAGCTGATCCGGGAGAAAGACGAGGAG